The following is a genomic window from Hymenobacter sp. APR13.
CGCCGGTGCCGCGGGCAGTGCGGATGCCGGCCGCGGCCCGCCGCCCGGTTTTGGGCAGGTCTTTGGGGGCCGATGTGAGCAGCAACAGCTGCTGGCGGCTCATGCCTTCCTCGGCGGGCTCGGCCAGGGCCTCGGCCTCCTGGCCCCGGGCCCGGCTCACAATAGAAGTGTAGCGCTGGGCCTGCAGCAGCTCGGTGGTCCGGTCGTCGGCGGGAACCGCGCCGGCGGCATCGCGCCGGCCCAGGGTGGCTTTTATCTTGCGCACTTCCTGCACCGTGGCCGCGTAGCTGATGCTGCTGCCGGGGCAGGTTTTGGTGGACATCTGGTTGTGGAAGTGCAGCGAGTCGTCGGGGAGCCCGAAGCGGTGCTGCACGTGCGCTACCACCTGCAGGGCCGTGTGGCGCTGGGCGCCCGCAAACGGGTCACGTCCCTTGTCGAAGTCGCCGATCATCTCAAACATAAACGGCCCGGCAATGCTGTTGCCGTTGTGCCCGGAGGCGCTGGCTGGCGCCAGGTTCCAGTTGCGCCCGGTCCAGATGGTGCCGTCCGGCGCAATGGTGATGTGCTGAGCAATATCCGACCAGCCGTTGTGCTGGGTATGATACTGCCACATCGCCTCGATGCTGGCTCGCCCCGCGTATTGGGCGTGGTTGGGCCGCCAGGTGTGGTGCATGTGCACCGCATTGATACGACGGGTGAAGTGGAACTGGTTGAGCACTGCTACAAACTCAGCCAGCGTCATCTGCTTAAAGCGACTAGCCATGGGATAGAGGTTTTAGTGACACCAATATGCCCGGAACCGCAGCGGGCTATTAAATATATAAAATAATGAACTTAATATATATTTTATTGAACTTAAAAGAGAACAAGCAGGCCGCTTTTATCAACAGCTCAAAAGGCGGGAACTTAGTTTAACTTTGTAAAGTGCCTGTTTAGTAAGGCTATATACAGCCGTTGGCGGCGGGCGGCCCCGAAAACCATGGTTTTCGGGGCCGCCCGCCGCCAACGGGTATCTGGGCTATTATTGGTTGTGGCCTAATACTGCCCCACCGACAGCATCACCAGGGTGCAGGCTTCTTCGGTCTGGATGCCGCGCTGCTGGGCCAGGCGCTCCAGCTCAGGGTTTTCGGTACCGGGGTTGAAGATGATGCGCTTGGGCTGCAGGTCCAGGATGTAGTCGTACCAGGCGGGCTGGTTCTGGGGGCCGACGTAGAGCGTCACGGTGTCCACGGCTTCGGCCTGCGGACGGTCGGTTTGGATGTCGAGGCCGCCCACCTGGCCTTTGCGGATGCCAACGGGCACCACTTCGTGGCCGTGGCGCTGCAGCCGGTGCACGGCTTGGTAGGAGTAGCGGGCCGGGTTATCGGAAGCACCAAGAACGAGGGTCTTTTTCATGGGAGAGGGGAAGTGCGGAGGAAATGAAAGCGGCCAGGCGACGTAATGGGCAAGCCAGTGACGAAGGCCCGGACTCTTGAAAAAACAACAGGCGCGCCACCTAAACGGACCGCCCACTGCTTTAAACGGTTATTTCGCACCAATGGCTGCCAGCGCCGCTTCGGCGCACCGCTCGCCGTCCATGGCCGCCGACACGATGCCGCCGGCGTAGCCCGCGCCTTCGCCGCACGGAAACAGGCCGCGCACCTCGGGGTGCTCCAGCGTGTCCCGGTCGCGGGGGATGCGGACGGGCGAGGAGGTGCGGCTTTCCACGCCCACAATCTGGGCGGCGTTGGTGGCGTAGCCCGGAATCTTGCGCCCGAAATCCTGGAAGCCCTGCCGCAGCCGCTCGGCCAGGCCCGCGCCCAGCACGTCGTCCATGGCTACGGGCACCAGGCCGGGCTGGTAGCTGGTTTCGAGCAGCTCCGCCGACAGTTTGCCTTTCAGGAAGTCGCCGAGGCGCTGGGCGGGGGCGCGCTGGGTGTTGCCGGCCACCTGGCAGGCGCGCTGCTCAATCTGCTGCTGCAGGCGCAGGCCGGCCAGGGCGCCGTACTGGCGCACGTCCATGTCTTCCAGCTCCACGGCCGCCACAATGCCGGAGTTGGCGAAGCGCGAGTCGCGGCGGCTGGGGCTCATGCCGTTCACCACCACCTCGCCGGGCGCCGTGGCCGCCGGCACAATGAAGCCGCCCGGGCACATGCAGAACGAAAACACGCCCCGCTGCCGGCCCTGCCACTGGGTCTGGTGCACCAGCGAGTAGGAGGCGGCTGGCAGCTCGCCCCGCTCACTGAGGCGGTACTGGGCCCGGTCAATCAGCTCCTGCTGGTGCTCCACGCGCACGCCCAGCGCAAACGGTTTGGCCTCGATGAGCACGCCGCGGCGGTGCAGCAGCTCGTAGATGTCGCGGGCCGAGTGGCCGGTGGCCAGAATCACGGCGTCGGCTTCCAGGGCTTCGCCGGTGGCCGTCACCACGCCGCGCAGGCGGTGGTGGTCCAGCACCAGGTCGTCTACCCGCGTATCGAAGCGCACCTCGCCGCCGGCGGCCAGCACACTGTCGCGCAGGGCCGCCACCACCGAGGGCAGCTTGTTGGTACCGATGTGGGGGTGGGCATCCACCAGAATGTCGGGGGTGGCGCCGTGCTGCACCAGGCAGCGAAGAATCCGGCCCACGTCGCCGCGCTTGGTGGCGCGGGTGTAGAGCTTGCCGTCGGAGTAGGTGCCGGCGCCGCCTTCCCCGAAGCAGTAGTTGGAATCGGGGTTGACGACGTGCTCCTTGTTGAGAGCGGCCAAGTCGCGGCGGCGGGTGCGCACGTCTTTGCCGCGCTCCAGCACAATCGGCTTCAGCCCCAGCTCAATGCAGCGCAGCGCCGCAAACAGGCCGGCCGGACCGGCGCCCACAATCAGCACCGTGCGCCGGGCCTGGCTGACATCGGGATACTGAAACCAGGGCCCAAACAGGCTGGGCGGCGGCGGCGTCTGGTAGATGTCGGCGCGCAGGCGCACCTGGGGGCTGCGGCCGCGCGCATCAATGGAGCGCTTGCGCAAATGCACGAAATCGGCCTGGCCGGGCTGCAGGCCGGCGGCGTGCAGCAGGGCCTCGTAGCGGGCAAACTCGTCGTAGGCTACGGCCGGCGGCAGCAGCACTTCAATCTCACGGAAGGGAGCAGACATGAAACAGGGGAAAGGTGGTTATCCTTTTATCCTTTAAGCCAAAGCCTATACAGGGCTGCAAAGGTACGCAGCGGCGCGGGTCCGCACCGGCCCAAAACGCAGCCGCCCCTCCGGCAGCTACCAGAGGGGCGGGCGCAACACAGGGCAGGACAAAATCAGGCGTTGTCCGACTGTTTGGGCATTTGGTTCTGCAGTGGCTTGCGGGGCCAAAACTTCTCCATAGCCTGGTTGAAGGCCTGCAGCGTCTGGGCCCGCACTTCGCCGGAATTGTGGCGCAGCAGCTGGCCCAGCATGTGGCGGTACATTTCGGTGGTGGTTTCCAGGCCTTTCGCGCTTACCAGGCCGTGGTGCAGCAGGTCGGAGTTGGCGGCCACGGAGTTCGACATCGATTCGGTGAGGTCTTCACGGGCTTGGTCGGCATCTTTAAATGATTGTTCCAATCGGGCGGTGATGTTATCATTCTGCTGCTGATCCATTGCCAAGAGAAGAAGTCGGGTTGCGGTTAGCTGCCCAAACCCCTGGCAGACGCCTAAAAGTTCAGACAAGGAGAATTGTAAAGTAGGGGAAACGGTAATTTTTCGCCGTGGGTTATAAGTTCCGGGAAGGTTTGCAAGACGACCGGACTGATTGCCGGAATCTTACACGGCGGCGGGCAGGATGCGCACCGGCCGCTTGTCGTGGTCGATGGCCACAAACGTGAACAGGCCCGAAACAGCCTTCACGCGCTCCTCGGAGTACATCTGCTCCACAAACAGCTCCACCCGCACCTTCAGGCTGGTGTTGCCTACGTGCTCGACGTTGCCAATCAGCTCCACGAGTGTGCCGCCGGGAATGGGGTGGGTGAAATCGACCTTGTCGGACGAGACGGTGACCATCTTGAGGCGCGAAAAGCGGGTGGCCGTGATGAAGGCCACTTCGTCCATCAGGTGCAGCGTGGTGCCCCCGAACAGGGTGTCGTAGTGGTTGGTGGTGTTAGGGAAAACGGCTTTGAAGATGCGCGTTTCGGCGGCGGCAATTTTGGCGGCAAGGTCCATGACAGTGGAGAAAGAGGGGAATAAGGAAGGAAACGAAGCCTGCCTGTCCGATTCCGCGAAACCCGCCCTGCGCTACGGTGTGCTACCGGCCACCCACACGCCGCCCCGGCCCGGCCGGCCGCAGCCGCCCGCCCGCCCGATGGCAGCGTACAAACACCCGATAAGACCCTTTTTCGCGAAGGCAGCCTCATCAATGCAGCGGAAGGCAGGTCTCCTGACTTGTCCCGTTTTCCCCGTCCTTCTCAGCCGGCATGGGCGCCGGCCAATGGACTTCAGGTGGAGAAAACTGCGCGGGACTTACAGTAGCGCGTCTGTCCGGGATTCGCACCCGGTTCCCTATTAATCCCGGTATTACCCCGGAACCTTCCGCCGTCTGACTGGAAATCGACCAGTGCACAGCGGGGCGAAGGTAGGGGAAGGGCCGGAATGTAGCGTGGGCGCGGGCGTGCTACACGCCGACACATGCTACTTTGCGATATGCAAACTTCTTTCGCGCCGGGCGGCCGCAGCATGGCCTCCCGCATCCGCTCCATCTTCAGCGGCTCCGTCGGCAACCTCGTGGAGTGGTACGACTGGTACGTGTACTCGGCGTTTGCCCTGTACTTCGCGCCCTCGTTTTTTCCGGAAGGCAGCCAGACGGCGCAGCTGCTCAACACGGCCGCCATCTTTGCGGTGGGCTTTCTGATGCGGCCGCTGGGCGGCTGGCTGCTGGGCCTGTACGCCGACCGCGCCGGGCGCAAGGCCGCCCTGATGGCTTCGGTGCTGCTCATGTGCGGCGGCTCGCTGCTGATTGCCCTCACGCCCACCTACGCCCAGATTGGGGTGGCGGCGCCGGTGCTGCTGGTGCTGGCGCGGCTGCTGCAGGGGCTGAGCGTGGGCGGCGAGTACGGCACCTCGGCCACCTACCTGAGCGAAATGGCCGACCAGCGCAACCGGGGCTTCTTTTCCAGCTTTCAGTACGTGACCCTGATTGCGGGGCAGCTGCTGGCGCTGCTGGTGCAGCTGGGGTTGCAGCAGGTGCTGAGCGCCGCCGAGCTGCAGGCCTGGGGCTGGCGCGTGCCGTTCGGGATTGGGGCCGCCGCGGCGGTGGTGGCGCTGTATCTGCGGCGCACCATGGAAGAAACCGACGCCTTCACGCACCAGACCCCTGCCGAAAGCGCCGGCGCCGCGCCGCCGCCCGGCAAGCTCCAACTGCTGCTGCGCTACCCGCGCGAAGTGCTGATGGTGGTGGGCCTCACGCTGGGCGGCACCGTGGTGTTTTACACCTTTACCACCTACACCCAGAAGTTTCTGGTGAACACCGCCAGCTTCAGCAAGGGCCAGGCCACGCTCGTCTCGTTTGGGGCGCTGGGCGTGGCCATGCTGCTGCAGCCGCTGCTGGGGGCGCTGTCGGATAGGGTGGGGCGGCGGCCGGTGCTGCTGTTTTTTGGGGTGGGCGCCACACTGGGCACTGTGCCCCTGATGACAGCACTGGGCGCGGCCGCCAGCCTCGGCGCAGCGTTCGGGCTGCTGGTGCTGGCCCTGGCTGTGGTGAGCGGCTACACCTCCATCAACGCCGTGGTGAAGGCCGAGCTGTTCCCGACTGAAATCCGGGCGCTGGGTGTGGGGCTGCCGTATGCTCTCACGGTGGCTATTTTCGGCGGCACGGCCGAGTACGTGGCGCTGCTGGCCAAAAGCCAGGGCGTGGAAAGCTGGTTTTACTGGTACGTGACGGCCTGCGCGGCCATTTCGCTGGTGGTGTACCTGCGCATGCCCGACACCCGCGACACCTCGCGCCTGAATTCGGCGGCCAACTAACCTTTTCGGGCAGGGACGGTTCTGAGGTGCCG
Proteins encoded in this region:
- a CDS encoding acyl-CoA thioesterase — protein: MDLAAKIAAAETRIFKAVFPNTTNHYDTLFGGTTLHLMDEVAFITATRFSRLKMVTVSSDKVDFTHPIPGGTLVELIGNVEHVGNTSLKVRVELFVEQMYSEERVKAVSGLFTFVAIDHDKRPVRILPAAV
- a CDS encoding NAD(P)/FAD-dependent oxidoreductase, which encodes MSAPFREIEVLLPPAVAYDEFARYEALLHAAGLQPGQADFVHLRKRSIDARGRSPQVRLRADIYQTPPPPSLFGPWFQYPDVSQARRTVLIVGAGPAGLFAALRCIELGLKPIVLERGKDVRTRRRDLAALNKEHVVNPDSNYCFGEGGAGTYSDGKLYTRATKRGDVGRILRCLVQHGATPDILVDAHPHIGTNKLPSVVAALRDSVLAAGGEVRFDTRVDDLVLDHHRLRGVVTATGEALEADAVILATGHSARDIYELLHRRGVLIEAKPFALGVRVEHQQELIDRAQYRLSERGELPAASYSLVHQTQWQGRQRGVFSFCMCPGGFIVPAATAPGEVVVNGMSPSRRDSRFANSGIVAAVELEDMDVRQYGALAGLRLQQQIEQRACQVAGNTQRAPAQRLGDFLKGKLSAELLETSYQPGLVPVAMDDVLGAGLAERLRQGFQDFGRKIPGYATNAAQIVGVESRTSSPVRIPRDRDTLEHPEVRGLFPCGEGAGYAGGIVSAAMDGERCAEAALAAIGAK
- a CDS encoding MFS transporter, whose amino-acid sequence is MASRIRSIFSGSVGNLVEWYDWYVYSAFALYFAPSFFPEGSQTAQLLNTAAIFAVGFLMRPLGGWLLGLYADRAGRKAALMASVLLMCGGSLLIALTPTYAQIGVAAPVLLVLARLLQGLSVGGEYGTSATYLSEMADQRNRGFFSSFQYVTLIAGQLLALLVQLGLQQVLSAAELQAWGWRVPFGIGAAAAVVALYLRRTMEETDAFTHQTPAESAGAAPPPGKLQLLLRYPREVLMVVGLTLGGTVVFYTFTTYTQKFLVNTASFSKGQATLVSFGALGVAMLLQPLLGALSDRVGRRPVLLFFGVGATLGTVPLMTALGAAASLGAAFGLLVLALAVVSGYTSINAVVKAELFPTEIRALGVGLPYALTVAIFGGTAEYVALLAKSQGVESWFYWYVTACAAISLVVYLRMPDTRDTSRLNSAAN
- a CDS encoding CoA-binding protein encodes the protein MKKTLVLGASDNPARYSYQAVHRLQRHGHEVVPVGIRKGQVGGLDIQTDRPQAEAVDTVTLYVGPQNQPAWYDYILDLQPKRIIFNPGTENPELERLAQQRGIQTEEACTLVMLSVGQY